The following nucleotide sequence is from Sphaeramia orbicularis chromosome 24, fSphaOr1.1, whole genome shotgun sequence.
CACCCCTCTCCCCCAACAATACTGCAGTTCTGGTCCATAGCCTGGTCACATCCCACCTAGATTACTGCAACTCCCTTTTATTTGGTTTACTGGACAAATCTCTTCATAAACTTCAACTGGTTCAAAACTCTGCCACCCGTATCATCACCAGAACCCCTTCCATGAGTCACAGAACCCAACCCTGCTCCTTGCATAGATTCTACTTGTCACCTTCAAGGCCATAAACCACCTGGCCCCTCAGTACCTCAGGGACCTCCTCCACATAAACATTCGTACATGCAGtctcaggtcatcttcatctgtccaactcaccctcccacctgcccgcttgaccaccatggggtccagagctttcagccgctcagccccccgcctctggaatgccctccTGGAACACATAAGAAACTCTGACTCTATTAACATcttcaaatcccagcttaagacttatttattcagacaggccgacTCAATTCCATAagttcacttttatctactgccattttatctACCTATGTTtgatatatgcatgtgtgtaattttaaatgtgtttaatttatttttaacaactttgtacggtgaccttgagcatcctgaaaggcacctataaataaaatgtattattattaatatatatactcatgaattaaagtatgaaaacagtcaaagattaattaatgaataataaaaacagatgagtaTAAAATCTACATCATAGTTCATGAAGTCCTGAATAAATGATGTCATATTTTCCCTTTAATGGtctgagtttgtgtgtttgtagaaggTAAATCTAAGACACAGCAGCAGTTCACACACTAGTCTGTTTATGTACAGTCTAATATTTATGGTTCTATAGTTGAACTCACGTCTATATTTACGTCTACACCTGCACCGCTCACCTTTAACcactgaagccccgccccctacTGTTTATTTAAAAGAACCAATGAATGTTTAGTGCTTTTTGGAATAAATCAGTAATATTTCAGATCAATAaactgtcatttaaagggttaaagtcctgaAACTGATGGAATGTTTGGTTGATTTGAGCAGGACTGAAGTTTAAGTGATTCATgaaaaagagcagaaaaaaaatgatgtttgATCATTTCAGAGCAGTTTATATCCAGACTGAGAACATGTGACCAATAATTACAGGACGAAACGAGTACAAAACAgtagaaaaatgtagaaaatagaaaacagtagaaaatagaaaacagtagaaaacagtagaaaatagaaaacaacagaaaacagtaGATTCAGTCCAACTgttggacctgatctggaacggtgacactgacctttgaccccaggaaTGAATGAACATGACGTCACTGAACTAAAACCTCAGCCTTCATCAGAAACAgctgtaaattaaattaaattaaattaaattaaattaacaagAACAAAAATAGAACTGATCAAACGTCAACCATTAACGACTCAAATCAAACACATTtaatgacattattattattattgttattattattattattattattattattattattattaataaacagacaaacagtgTCTGACTAAACTTCTGGTCTGATTTATTTCATGTGATCTGTTTCTTCTTTGGGACATTGTCTACAAAGTGTGTTCACAGGTTGAATCCATCGGGGCCCGCTGACGTCTAATAACGTCTGCCGCCACAGGAAGTGAGGTCATGTGGGTACCTTGGCCTGGAAGGCCTCCAGGTCCTTCTGGTTCTTGGAGTAGATGGTGTGGTGGAGTTGTGTGTTCTGGGCCATGGTCTTGGTGAGGTCCATCTGTGGGATGGATGGAAGACAAGTCGCTAGAGTgcgaccgattaatcgggccaatAATAGCtcatcaccgattaatcaacatcggtcaatatgtaaccgatATATTAATTGAAGTTTgttgctgcgtggagattctgtgGATTGTGTGTTGATtcctgtgtgtgtgctgcacaCTGCCTGAAtacctggcccctccccctcccccacagACCAGTGAAGTGCAGTAACACCTCTCACACTCACTGGGCTGCAgcagagaagaagacgacagaaacggactaagaaactgcatttatttGACTCCATGGAAAGCTGGGACTTTGTCAAACAATATAACACTACACTTTAGTGCCCCATGAGAAAAACATCCTTGAGGAAACATGCTGTCAGGGTACGCCAAGGAGAACATTCTAGTTTTTTTTCACACAAGTCTTAGACAGCAGCGTATGACAGCGTTTGAACGTCATGGAAGTTGCATCACGGTGAAATGAACAGACATATGCAACTGTTTAAtcaacatgtccaccattatctaatatcagactattctacagctttttaaAGTTGTGGAAGTTGCATCTTTGTGAAATACAGATCTATGCACCTGTGAACTCCCATGTCCATCATGAATATCAGACTATTCTACAGCGTCCCACTGCACTTCATACTGTCATGCAGGATTTACTGGGGCTCATAAATTCACAGGTTAATGTCTTCATTCAAATCATTCTGAAAAGGTTCCAAGTCAtgtatttagttgtaattttaCGTATTGCATGTTTTGAAAGCAGCTCCATTGTTACATAAAATGTAGTTCAGTCCCttgtattaagttgaataatgtGATGCATGTTTGGATTATTTCTCATTTGGTTTGTAGACAACTTtgttcactttttaatgtttgcttcAGCATTTATATTTGAGCTGTTCACAAATACCCAGTGGCTGCAGATGGAACTTTTCATTAGCTACTAAATAGGACTAATTGATATTGGtaagatgtttttgtgaataagctttttaaaaacacatcatgtattAGTTTAAAACACCTCACATTGGCCTATGTATGAACACTTTCAGCTAAATGCAGACACTTGTTTTGATTTTAAAATGGCCAACTATAGAATCCAATTCTATGCTAATAACCCAAATGCATTAAATGgatatattttcatttcacaggcAGAGGGGAAGGGTCAAGTGTGGAGACACTTCACAAAAGACTCCACAGGAGCTAGATGAACATCTGCAGTAAAGAGTTAGCCAGGGCTCCAGCACCAGCAAACAAcactacacatttatttatttatcattgtttacagtttgattttcttatttatcattgtttacagtttacttttcttatttatcattgtttacagtttacttttcttatttatcattgtttacagtttacttttcttatttatcattgtttacagtttacttttcttatttatcagtgGGTTTACAGTCCTTATGTTGACAGTGTTACTAATTAAAGTTCCTTATTTTAATTCAGTCGTCTTCTGCTTCTTTGTGTTGAATCATATGTTGGTTATTATCAGAATTTATGATCATGTTCAGTAAATATCCTGCGTATATCAAtcctcttatttcatatatcggctattgtctttttttttgcccCCACTATCGGTATCTGCCCCAAAactcccatatcggtcgggctctacaagTCCCACTATGGAATGTGAACCCATGGCTCTGGGACCCAGGGTTTTAGAGCTGGACAGTCCAGGAGACACCAGGActgggtccagctggtccaggtggGTGCAGCTCATCTGTGGCAGTGGTGTCCTTCTGTTGTCATTAAACCTGCTCTCTCAGGATGGTTCCTCATCTCCATCTGGTGGCTTTGCTCAGTTTGTCCTGTGGGTCCGGGTTTTGGGGGACGGCGTCCACTCACCTCCTGGTTGTTCTTCTTGAGGATCGtcagctcctcctccagaccGCGGATCTGCGTCTTGGCGTGGGATCTGGTCCGCGTCAGCCGGTCCAGGATCTGCTTCAGTTTGGCGGCGGTGGCCTCTGGCGACTGCGGCGCCGCCGGCTCTTTCTCACTCCTGCAACACGACCACCACAGGTGAGGATGAACCAAACTGCAGCAGCTCAACAAATCTGAACTCATGAGGACAAACATGTCAAAGCGCAGCGGTCTGCAACTCCAATAACCTGTGTTTGGACTCACTGGTTCTTCAGGTGTCCATCAGCCGTCTGGGCGTCGCCCATGGATCCGTACACCTGGACGGCGGTTTGGGTCTGCagacgacaaacacacacatcacacaaccACGTCCTCCTCTGATCTTTCCAGTGATTCAACTCCATCATGTCTTTATTCCAGGTGAAAGTCCATGCAGGTCCATGACCTCCTGGTCCTGGACTCTAGTGGTCCTGGACTCTAGTGGTCCTGGACTGTAGTGGCCCTCCTCTAGTTCCCTTTAAATCCTTCTGTTCACTCTCACTATATTCAGCTGggtctgttttcagatctacattCCTCTGTCTCCTCAGGTGTTCCCCAGGGCTCTGACCTCCATCcacttttatttttaaagcagtggaaaaactttttttgactccttaactttttgttggaCCTCAGATCTCCTAAATATTTGTGTCTAAATGTGGTTCGGTTCTAAAGGTGTggctccatcacacacacacacacacacacacacacacacacacacacgcacacgcacacacacacacacacacacacacaaacaaaatgcaGCCAATGGTTGGAATCAGCTTCAACACATGctgctgtgtatatgtgtgtgtttgtgtgtctgtggatgtggGTCTGTTGTGTCCGTGGACTGGACTCACCTTGGTCCTGATGATGGACATGGTTTGGAAGCAGGCGGTGTAGTCTCTGGAGGCGGAGTCTCCACTGCTCTCCACCCACTGCCTGGATCAGGTGGAAACCAGAAACCAGAAACCTCACCCTTCACTGGAACCCATGTCTGGGCCTCGGCCTTTGTAAACTGTGACTCACAAGGAcatgtttatgtttttacttCAGTAAATTAAACCTTCTGATTCCACAGAACTTATTCTGGTAAATGTGTTATGTCAATAAACATCGGTTtaaaacatcagttatctggaaccAACAGGTGTGGATGAGTACCGTGGAATCCACCTCTGATCATATAACTGATAACAGCTCACTTTCTCACagttttatctacagagctatataacccaccacgtcctccacacacAGGTCATCGGTTAGTGGGGCGTGGTTCAAAACAAAGGTTGAGAAACCCAGGCTTAGTACATACTGGACAcactgctgttctaattttgtgtcttaaatatggctgtcaaaattaacatgttaatgCAATTTAGTGTACTTTACTGgacatactttactgtagtatgtacagcagtatgaACAAAAGTGTCAGTGAAAAAGATCAGCGTCTATAAACCAGAGTGgtggtatttagtgtgaccttccttttacacttatgtctttaatccttttgttcactttCAGATTTttgattccaggtttcattcaacacatgccaaatATTTCTATAAGATTTTtctttcttgtcatggggtcaggggtcacactaagtaCTGACCTTAACCTTTACAActcatttagttctgttttttgtgccttttaacgctgtgcacatatttcttgtgTCTGAAGGAAAGAGActtagaaataaatatgcatgttcagtTCAACACTGAAAAAAAGAACTAATCGAAAGGCCACCTAAACTTTTGCACAGCActatacacatatgtgtgtgtgtgtgtatgcatatatatgtgcatatatatgtatgtatatatacacacacatacacacacacacacacacacacacctatacacacgcacacacacacacactcacacgcccacagacacacacacacacacacacacactcacacacccacagacacacacacacacacactcacacacccacagacacacacacacacacacacacacacacacctatacacacacacacacacacacatacacacacacacacacacctatacacacacacacacacacactcacacacccacagacacacacacacacacacacacacacacacctatacacacacacacatccacagacacacacatacacacacacacacacacacacctatacacacacacacacacacacacacacacacacacacacacacacacacacacacacacacacacacacaggttgagAGTTAAAGAATGACAGATCTAATTTATTGGTACATGACTCCTCCCAAATAGTGATTGCACAATAAAACTCAAAATTTTCTATATAAAAGTAAGACACTGCAGAGAACAGGATTCAACTGATCTGTTTTTGTGGCATCTTTATCCACAGACTGTTCTTTGGTACTACTCATAATGGCTGTAAGTATTTCATCACTTATTGAATTTTTCCTTCAGCTGCTTTTTCCAGTCTTTGTACTTATTGTATGAAGtgtaaaaatgtgatttaggtCCAAATGTCATGTACTGTACTTGGAGAATCATTGATGGTAACTGATGAATGCTGTTCTTATTTGCAGTCATTTGTCACAGAGCTCCAGGTTTCTCTGAATAAGACTGAGGCGCTGAAGCTGGAGGCGGAAGGCTTCAGTAGAGTCAATGTTGACCTGAACAAAGGGGCAGGAAGAAACAACATCTATCTTTGgtacaaaaaacaaagtgaaggGGTTTCCATCACCAGGGTTCAAGTTTCCTTCAACGACGACATGGCTGTCGGTTTGACCATGGCAGGGTACACCAAGATTCCCCAAAACCTCAACACTGGAACCAAAGGTGATGTCATCTACCTGTGGTACTTCAAAGGGACCACAGAGTACGACACCCCCATCAAGGAAGTCGAAGTCACTGACAATGCAGGAGCTGAAGCCCAGATGGTTAAACTGAACTGGGAGAGAGTGACCTGTGACCTGAACCGTGAAGCTGGAGGAAACTGGATCCACATGTGGGTGAAGAGAGAGAAGCAGACCTACATCTGCGACGTCACCGCCACCGACTCCTATGACGTAGATGCTGACCTCTTTAAAGATGGTTATATCCGCATGGATGAAAACACCAACAGAGGCGCTGGAGGAAGCTTTGTCTTTCTGTGGTACCGTCAGACCGCCGACCCCTGCCGTGCCCTCACCAGTGTGGCCGTCTCCACCAACGACTTCGAGTACCAGGAGCTTCAGCAGAAAGGATTCATCCGTGTGAACGTGAACCTCAATGAGGGCACTGGCAGTGGTCCTGTGTACCTGTGGTACAAGAAAGAAGAATGTGCAAAACCCATCAAAACCATCATCCTGCTCGTTAACACAGGTGCGACTGAAGTGTTTAAGGATGCGGGTGTTACTGTGATTGAGAGAAGTCTCAACTCAGGCAACGTGGGCCGCAAAgagtttctgtgtttttatcaGTAAGAGCCTTCAGGATGATCTGCTTAGTTTGGCTGCATTACACAATCATTTCTGAGTATTTCCAATATGTTCTGATCATGAGTGCTACTGCAAGTGACATCTAAAAAATGCttctgttaattaaaaaaaaccaaaaaaacctttgatttgtgacatttttctctTCTGTAATGATTAATTTTTTCTGCtgttcaataaaaacaaatgcatgCGCTGAAATGTGTCTGACATCATTTCCAATACAGAAAGCACAGGTTGAATCAGTGAACTGAAGTTAAAGCTGTATTATTATGGTTCCA
It contains:
- the LOC115415666 gene encoding uncharacterized protein LOC115415666 — translated: MASFVTELQVSLNKTEALKLEAEGFSRVNVDLNKGAGRNNIYLWYKKQSEGVSITRVQVSFNDDMAVGLTMAGYTKIPQNLNTGTKGDVIYLWYFKGTTEYDTPIKEVEVTDNAGAEAQMVKLNWERVTCDLNREAGGNWIHMWVKREKQTYICDVTATDSYDVDADLFKDGYIRMDENTNRGAGGSFVFLWYRQTADPCRALTSVAVSTNDFEYQELQQKGFIRVNVNLNEGTGSGPVYLWYKKEECAKPIKTIILLVNTGATEVFKDAGVTVIERSLNSGNVGRKEFLCFYQ